A window of Cetobacterium somerae ATCC BAA-474 genomic DNA:
AGAAACATAGTAAAAGCTACAGGAGTAGCAAAAGTAGATGACAAAGTGGTGACTGAGGCATCATTTACATTTACTATTATGGAAAAATAGAGAGTAGGGTGAAAAAATAGTGACTGAAATTCATAGCACTGCTATAGTTGAGGATGGAGCAATACTGGAACCGGGAGTAAAGATAGGTCCTTTCTGTATAGTAGGAAAAGACGTAAGGATAGGAAAAAATACAGTATTACAATCTCATGTTGTAGTTGAGGGAATAACTGAAATAGGAGAAAATAACACAATCTATTCTTTTGTTTCTATTGGTAAAGCTTCGCAAGATTTAAAGTATAAAGGTGAGCCAACAAAGACTATAATTGGAGATAACAATAGCATTAGAGAGTTTGTAACAATTCACAGGGGAACAGATGATAGATGGGAAACAAGAATTGGAAGCAATAATTTATTAATGGCATATGTACATGTAGCTCATGATGTAATAGTAGGAGATAATTGTATACTAGCAAATGGAGTTACTTTAGCAGGACATGTAACTGTTGATGATTTTGCTATAATTGGTGGCTTAACACCTGTTCATCAATTCTGTAGAATAGGTTCTTACTCTATGACTGGTGGAGGGAGTGCAATAAATCAAGATATTTGTCCATTTGTTATGGCAGAAGGAAATAAAGCTGTAATAAGAGGATTAAATACTGTTGGACTTAGAAGAAAAGGATTTACAGAAGAGGATCGTTCAAATTTAAAAAAAGCATATAGAATTATATTTAGAAATGGAAATCCATTGAAAGATGCTTTAGTTGAGCTTGAAAATGAATTTCCTGAAGACAAAAATATAAAGTATCTTGTAGAGTTTATAAAAACTAGTAACAGGGGGATTACAAGATAATGAAAAAAGTTGGAATAATAGTAGGTAACGGAAAGTTACCTCTATATTTCCTTAAAGAAGCGGAAGCTAAAGGGATAGAGGTATACTTAATAGGACTTTTTGATACAATTGAAGAAGAAATAAAAAATCATAAAAATTATAAAAGCTTCAATATAGGAGAAATAGGAGAAATAACAAAATATTTATTGCTAAATGATATAAAAGAAGTTGTAATGCTTGGAAAAGTAGAGAAATCAATTTTATTTCAAGAGATGAAATTAGATTATTTTGGAGAAAGACTAATGGAAAAATTACCAGATAAAAAAGATGAGACTTTATTATTTGGTGTTATATCATTTTTAAGATTAAATAAGATAAAAGTATTACCTCAAAATCATTTATTAGGAGATATGATGTTTAAAGAGAGGTGTTATACTAAAAATGTACCTTCTCAAGAGGATAAAAAAACAATACAAATAGGGATTGAAGCAGCTAAAGCACTAAGTGAAATAGATGCAGGTCAAACAGTTGTTTGTAAGGAGTCATCAGTAGTAGCCTTAGAGGGAATAGAGGGAACTGATAAAACAATAGAAAGAGCTGGAGAGTATGCAGGAGAAGAGTGCATAATCATAAAAATGGCAAGACCTCAGCAAGATATGAGAGTTGATATACCAGCAGTAGGAATAGAAACAGTAAAAAGAGCCGTACAAATAAAAGCTAAAGGAATTGTAGCTGAAGCAAATAAGATGTTATTTTTAGATATGAAAGATTGTATAGAGTTAGCAGAAAAAAATAATATCTTTATTATTGGAGTGAAAATATGAAAATATTTGTTTCTACAGGAGAGGTGTCAGGAGATTTACACCTATCTTATTTAGTTAAAGAAGCTAAAGAATTAGATAAAAATGTAGAGTTTTATGGAGTGGCAGGCAAACACTCTAAAAATGTAGGAGTTAATATAATACAGGATATCGATGAATTAGCGATTATGGGATTTACTGAAGCGATAAAAAAATACAGTTATTTAAAAAATAAAGCTGAAGAGTATCTTAATTTTATAAAAAGAGAAAATATAAAAAAAGTTATTATGGTAGATTATGGTGGGTTTAATCTAAAATTTTTAGAATTACTAAAAAAAGAGATTAAAGACGTTGAAATTTTTTACTATATTCCTCCAAAACTTTGGATTTGGGGAGAAAAAAGAATTGATAAACTAAAATTAGCGGATCATATTATGGTTATTTTTCCATGGGAAGTTGATTTTTATAAAAAACATAATGTAGA
This region includes:
- the lpxA gene encoding acyl-ACP--UDP-N-acetylglucosamine O-acyltransferase: MTEIHSTAIVEDGAILEPGVKIGPFCIVGKDVRIGKNTVLQSHVVVEGITEIGENNTIYSFVSIGKASQDLKYKGEPTKTIIGDNNSIREFVTIHRGTDDRWETRIGSNNLLMAYVHVAHDVIVGDNCILANGVTLAGHVTVDDFAIIGGLTPVHQFCRIGSYSMTGGGSAINQDICPFVMAEGNKAVIRGLNTVGLRRKGFTEEDRSNLKKAYRIIFRNGNPLKDALVELENEFPEDKNIKYLVEFIKTSNRGITR
- a CDS encoding LpxI family protein, producing the protein MKKVGIIVGNGKLPLYFLKEAEAKGIEVYLIGLFDTIEEEIKNHKNYKSFNIGEIGEITKYLLLNDIKEVVMLGKVEKSILFQEMKLDYFGERLMEKLPDKKDETLLFGVISFLRLNKIKVLPQNHLLGDMMFKERCYTKNVPSQEDKKTIQIGIEAAKALSEIDAGQTVVCKESSVVALEGIEGTDKTIERAGEYAGEECIIIKMARPQQDMRVDIPAVGIETVKRAVQIKAKGIVAEANKMLFLDMKDCIELAEKNNIFIIGVKI